The following are from one region of the Leptospira yasudae genome:
- a CDS encoding host attachment protein: MKNKWVVVANRSEAKIFEYKGSKNGLELLESIENPKGRMRNRELIGVSGPAKSAKAQRVAYDTSSLQEPKRKVAESFASQISDVITQGRKSNRFLSLVLVSEPRFLGMLLDKMDRKSQSMIFHKMGKDITATNNREILSHLRGILV, translated from the coding sequence ATGAAGAATAAATGGGTAGTGGTCGCAAATCGATCCGAAGCGAAAATTTTCGAGTATAAGGGATCTAAGAACGGTCTTGAACTTCTCGAAAGTATTGAAAATCCGAAAGGAAGAATGAGAAACCGCGAATTGATCGGAGTCTCCGGTCCCGCAAAAAGCGCTAAAGCACAAAGGGTGGCTTATGACACGTCCTCCCTACAAGAACCAAAACGAAAAGTTGCAGAATCCTTCGCCAGCCAGATCTCCGACGTGATCACTCAAGGAAGAAAGTCGAATCGTTTCCTCAGCCTCGTTCTCGTTTCCGAACCCCGATTTTTAGGAATGCTCTTGGACAAGATGGATCGAAAATCCCAATCGATGATCTTTCATAAGATGGGAAAGGACATTACCGCGACGAACAACCGCGAAATCCTTTCTCACCTTCGAGGAATCCTCGTTTAA
- a CDS encoding DUF1566 domain-containing protein, which produces MRFILFFILLIPYLFCVKAPDKVDPPYSILQYLKDQNSTASQDTEQNTVDACGQPTGPFSPGLLFDTGLTTCWAGTFAILCTNTGQDGEYNNIPNARTFSGPTQHCQYPADYTTLDTLHGLTWKTCAQGQSGPTCAVGGPISISWDDATAGLPGSCADLNIQNGGVGYAGKTNWRIPNIREIASLIHYGNAPHIDTARFPNTFSGNHYLSVTNNALGAGSAWVVNIALPTVGAFTIAKNLPVNLRCVSGNPLPALALTDNGDQTVTDPNTGLLWAQCQDGTSGLACALGGANLLDWNQALNACNVMNFAARNDWRLPNVNELQSIINFNQGFAPVVPNIIFPGIAAGLFWTSTTFDNNKDRAHIVDLGSGQIATNDKASTLNVLCVTTQ; this is translated from the coding sequence ATGCGCTTCATTCTATTCTTTATTTTATTGATACCCTATTTGTTTTGCGTAAAAGCTCCCGATAAAGTCGATCCTCCTTATTCGATTCTTCAATATCTAAAGGATCAAAATTCTACCGCGAGTCAAGATACAGAGCAGAATACTGTAGATGCCTGCGGACAACCCACAGGACCGTTTAGCCCCGGCTTACTGTTTGATACGGGCTTGACTACTTGCTGGGCCGGAACGTTCGCCATCCTCTGTACGAATACGGGTCAAGACGGAGAATACAACAATATTCCCAACGCCCGCACATTCTCCGGTCCCACGCAACACTGCCAATATCCCGCGGATTATACTACATTAGATACTTTGCATGGACTTACTTGGAAGACATGTGCGCAAGGTCAAAGCGGTCCTACCTGTGCAGTCGGCGGCCCGATTTCAATTTCTTGGGACGATGCGACCGCCGGACTTCCGGGAAGCTGCGCGGATTTAAACATCCAAAACGGCGGCGTAGGTTATGCGGGAAAAACGAACTGGAGAATTCCGAATATTCGAGAAATTGCATCTTTGATTCATTATGGAAACGCACCGCACATCGATACGGCTCGTTTCCCGAACACCTTTTCCGGAAATCACTATTTGAGTGTTACGAATAACGCTCTCGGAGCGGGTTCGGCTTGGGTTGTCAACATAGCGCTTCCCACAGTAGGTGCGTTTACCATCGCAAAGAACCTTCCGGTCAATCTTCGCTGTGTTTCCGGAAATCCGCTCCCGGCTCTTGCCTTGACGGATAACGGAGATCAAACCGTTACCGATCCGAACACCGGACTTCTTTGGGCGCAATGCCAGGACGGAACGTCCGGTTTGGCTTGCGCGTTGGGCGGGGCCAATTTATTGGACTGGAATCAAGCGTTGAACGCCTGCAATGTGATGAATTTTGCCGCCCGAAACGATTGGAGGCTTCCGAACGTAAACGAACTGCAAAGCATCATCAACTTCAACCAAGGCTTTGCGCCGGTTGTCCCGAATATCATCTTTCCCGGTATTGCGGCGGGTCTTTTTTGGACCTCGACCACGTTCGACAATAATAAAGACCGTGCTCACATCGTCGATCTCGGCAGTGGACAAATCGCGACAAACGACAAGGCCAGCACTCTGAATGTGCTTTGCGTTACTACGCAGTAA
- a CDS encoding alpha/beta hydrolase, with translation MIAILKNRRSPFYLATTFLILLLFALFASTLAFIFTGVLILILLIHPLLLNWIGKLYGQEDIADEVHFAKTKDGWNLALHRHIPPQPNPKLAPVLVVHGIATNKFVVDLDRRHSLPYYLKLRGYEVFAVSLRGCGRSYHESPTRYEDFTFDDIVKYDVPAMIEKVKKISGSDRVSYVGHSMGAMILYSHFCMSENKKETKDIAAFVSLGGPGNLNHIGITLIGLLSRFPRARKMLDLKFGASILAPLAGELYTPIDEILYNPKVTSSKTVKKIMKNAIENISDGVTEQFMNWIETKRMHSLNGFYDYVELQKNISVPALFIAGEKDVIATPDAVRSVYENASSKKKEFRVISKANGSSDDYGHACLVMGDRAEDDVFQYVEAFLKKYGLRAQPGFASKIKEGILSTFSRFRR, from the coding sequence GTGATCGCCATTCTTAAGAATCGTAGAAGTCCTTTCTACTTAGCGACTACGTTTCTCATTCTTCTTTTATTCGCGTTGTTCGCATCCACGCTCGCATTTATCTTTACCGGCGTTCTGATTCTCATTCTTCTCATCCATCCTCTTTTGTTAAACTGGATCGGAAAGTTATACGGACAGGAAGACATCGCGGACGAGGTTCACTTTGCGAAAACGAAGGACGGATGGAATCTCGCGCTTCACAGACATATTCCTCCGCAGCCGAATCCCAAACTCGCTCCGGTGTTGGTCGTTCACGGAATCGCGACGAACAAGTTCGTGGTCGATCTCGATCGAAGACATTCCCTTCCGTATTATCTCAAGTTGAGAGGATACGAAGTTTTTGCGGTTTCCTTGCGGGGCTGCGGCCGATCCTATCACGAAAGTCCGACCCGTTACGAGGATTTTACGTTCGACGATATCGTGAAATACGACGTTCCCGCGATGATCGAAAAGGTGAAAAAAATTTCAGGTTCCGATCGTGTTTCGTATGTGGGACATTCGATGGGGGCGATGATTCTATATTCACATTTTTGCATGTCCGAAAACAAAAAGGAAACCAAGGATATCGCGGCGTTCGTTTCTCTCGGCGGTCCGGGAAATCTGAATCATATCGGAATCACCCTCATCGGTCTTTTGTCCCGTTTTCCCCGCGCGAGAAAGATGCTGGATTTGAAATTCGGAGCTTCGATCTTGGCGCCCCTCGCCGGAGAATTGTACACTCCGATTGATGAAATTCTTTACAACCCGAAGGTGACTTCTTCCAAAACCGTGAAGAAGATCATGAAGAACGCGATCGAAAACATCAGCGACGGAGTCACCGAACAATTCATGAACTGGATCGAAACCAAACGCATGCATTCCCTCAACGGTTTTTACGATTACGTCGAACTTCAAAAGAATATTTCCGTTCCCGCTTTGTTCATCGCGGGGGAGAAGGACGTGATCGCAACGCCGGACGCGGTTCGCTCCGTTTACGAGAACGCAAGCTCGAAGAAAAAAGAATTCAGAGTGATCTCGAAGGCCAACGGATCTTCGGACGACTACGGTCACGCTTGTCTCGTGATGGGGGATCGGGCCGAAGACGACGTCTTTCAATACGTGGAAGCTTTTTTGAAAAAATACGGGTTGCGCGCGCAACCGGGTTTTGCTTCCAAAATCAAAGAAGGAATTCTCTCCACATTCTCCCGTTTCCGTAGATAA
- a CDS encoding HEAT repeat domain-containing protein — protein MSAAETPKDEFKEKVLNASKSQAQAIGEIRVKNRNDLVKELPVIFQNESADEKVQLAILRLFGEYEDLDAIAPNWTSALDAVFQKTTNDLLKKEILLLAEKKKEKRLIYSVIAAFSDPSTQVRMLSYRLMHLLKDDRALPILLDMSLSKDPVQRMYFLEASLIIKDERIQTQIHKLANDESPGVRKKYLISINRLGITEKFSQFQKSATSDPDDDVKLVALEILKNKKNRQNISLFYKGLTDPNPDIRRISLEALLIFQDKQGAKAVSEQLAKEDTIFLKARMIDLLLDLGSNGGGQGILAVLTNGEETELRTKAAFAVGKLGANTSAVELTKILSDEKENMVKWQLIHSLGELKDKNAVPALLVLARNSREKLNLRIEAVITIRMINDPDSLPSIFEAYVSENDKTLRSELENTMREILNLKFPPKIP, from the coding sequence ATTTCCGCGGCCGAAACTCCTAAAGACGAATTTAAGGAAAAAGTTTTAAACGCATCCAAGTCGCAAGCGCAGGCGATCGGAGAGATCCGCGTAAAAAACCGCAACGATCTCGTCAAAGAATTACCCGTTATCTTTCAAAACGAATCCGCGGATGAAAAAGTCCAACTCGCGATTCTTCGATTGTTCGGAGAATACGAGGATCTCGATGCGATCGCGCCGAACTGGACCTCGGCGCTCGACGCAGTCTTTCAAAAGACGACGAACGATCTCCTGAAAAAGGAAATTCTTCTTTTAGCGGAAAAGAAAAAAGAGAAGCGCCTGATTTATTCGGTGATCGCCGCGTTCAGCGATCCTTCTACGCAGGTTCGAATGTTGAGTTATCGTCTGATGCATCTTCTCAAGGACGATCGCGCGCTTCCGATTCTTTTGGACATGTCCCTTTCCAAAGATCCGGTTCAGAGAATGTATTTTTTGGAAGCTTCTTTGATCATCAAGGACGAACGGATTCAAACTCAGATTCATAAACTTGCAAACGACGAAAGTCCGGGCGTTCGTAAAAAATATCTGATCTCGATCAATCGTCTCGGAATCACCGAAAAGTTTTCGCAGTTTCAAAAGTCGGCTACGAGCGATCCGGACGACGACGTAAAGCTGGTCGCGCTGGAAATTCTCAAAAACAAAAAGAACCGCCAGAACATTTCCTTATTTTACAAGGGCCTTACCGATCCCAATCCCGATATACGAAGAATTTCTCTAGAAGCCTTGTTGATCTTTCAGGACAAACAGGGCGCGAAAGCGGTCTCAGAACAACTCGCTAAAGAAGATACGATTTTTCTAAAAGCGAGAATGATCGATCTTCTTTTGGATCTCGGAAGCAACGGAGGCGGTCAGGGAATTCTTGCGGTTTTGACGAACGGCGAAGAGACCGAACTGAGAACGAAGGCCGCGTTTGCCGTCGGAAAGCTCGGAGCGAATACGAGCGCGGTCGAGCTCACGAAAATTCTCTCCGATGAAAAGGAGAATATGGTCAAGTGGCAGTTGATTCATTCCTTGGGAGAACTGAAAGATAAAAATGCGGTGCCTGCGTTACTCGTGCTTGCCCGTAATTCTCGCGAAAAGTTGAACTTGAGAATCGAGGCAGTCATCACGATCCGGATGATCAACGATCCGGACAGCCTTCCTTCGATCTTTGAAGCCTACGTTTCCGAAAACGATAAAACTCTCCGCAGCGAATTGGAAAATACGATGCGGGAAATTTTGAACCTGAAGTTTCCGCCGAAGATTCCTTAA
- the nusB gene encoding transcription antitermination factor NusB, producing MSARRTSREIAVMALYQLELTGPPLKEVLKFKWYDKKTEQEERDFAVSIVNGVVKNQEQIDTLIKKYSKNWDFSRISVVNKAILRLSVYALLYTWEVPKNVTIDEAVELTKEFESEESARFVNGVLDAILKNEIKSDG from the coding sequence ATGTCAGCCAGACGCACATCCAGAGAAATCGCCGTCATGGCGCTTTACCAATTGGAACTAACGGGGCCTCCTCTCAAAGAGGTTCTCAAGTTCAAATGGTATGATAAAAAAACGGAACAAGAAGAAAGGGATTTCGCGGTTTCGATCGTAAATGGGGTTGTGAAAAATCAGGAACAGATCGATACTCTGATCAAGAAGTACTCCAAGAATTGGGACTTTTCCAGAATCAGCGTCGTGAACAAAGCGATTCTCCGGTTGTCCGTGTACGCGTTGTTGTACACCTGGGAAGTTCCGAAGAACGTTACGATCGACGAGGCAGTCGAGCTTACGAAGGAATTCGAAAGCGAAGAATCGGCCCGTTTCGTAAACGGAGTCTTAGACGCGATTCTCAAAAACGAAATCAAATCCGATGGATAA
- a CDS encoding glycerol kinase 5 codes for MAQSQGKYVLSIDSGGSGIRAFLLDRKGKIVERQYEKTPPNIPEAGALEHDPEVLWKALTSLLKKIQKNKQVAKEIAALGICNQRGSFLLWEKSSGKPLTPLISWADVRSHKTAEKMNRNPIWLFIRFISTIIGTLTNHPMMIATSMLRFTTDHATCRLKWVLDGNPELRQRCKKGEVLFGTLDTWFIYKLTGGKQHLTDSSNAVATGMFNPFQLIWNQPVFSIFGIPSKLFPEVKDSNGDFGHTLPELLGGHSVPIRASIGDQMAALFGQCCFEPGEVKISQGSGAFVDINIGPKAKLSRRGLFPMIAWRIDGKTTYMLEGFVATAGTLIDWLGKGIGLSDTPKVLNELASQSEDTEGVVFIPTPTGARFPYFNPRAKASVIGLSLATHRRHVARAVLEGISLSLYEILEGIQQDTKVKIKEIKVDGGVSQSDILLQCLADFSGVRVDRAPEPDMTATGAAYLAGLSIGFWKNLEELKTLQKGYKSFDPKMDPTKRTQKIQRWKKAVAATLSIE; via the coding sequence ATGGCCCAATCTCAAGGCAAATACGTCCTTTCCATCGATAGCGGAGGAAGCGGAATCCGCGCGTTTTTACTCGATCGCAAAGGGAAGATCGTCGAAAGACAATACGAAAAAACTCCTCCGAATATTCCCGAAGCGGGAGCCTTGGAACACGATCCGGAAGTTCTCTGGAAGGCTCTAACGTCTCTTCTGAAAAAAATTCAAAAGAACAAACAGGTCGCAAAAGAAATCGCTGCATTAGGAATTTGTAATCAACGCGGCTCCTTTCTTCTTTGGGAAAAGTCTTCCGGGAAACCGTTGACTCCGCTGATCAGCTGGGCCGACGTTCGTTCTCATAAAACCGCGGAAAAGATGAACCGCAATCCGATCTGGTTGTTCATCCGTTTTATTTCCACGATCATAGGAACTCTTACCAATCATCCGATGATGATCGCGACATCGATGTTGCGCTTCACGACCGATCACGCGACTTGCAGACTCAAATGGGTTTTGGACGGAAATCCGGAACTCAGACAAAGATGCAAAAAGGGAGAAGTCCTTTTTGGAACGTTGGATACGTGGTTCATCTACAAACTCACCGGCGGGAAACAACATCTCACCGATTCGTCTAACGCGGTCGCTACGGGAATGTTCAATCCGTTTCAGCTGATCTGGAACCAGCCCGTCTTTTCGATCTTCGGAATTCCTTCCAAACTCTTTCCCGAAGTCAAAGACAGCAACGGGGACTTCGGTCATACTTTGCCGGAATTGTTGGGCGGACATTCCGTTCCGATTCGCGCTTCGATCGGCGATCAGATGGCGGCTCTCTTCGGTCAGTGTTGTTTTGAACCGGGAGAAGTGAAAATTTCCCAAGGCTCGGGAGCGTTCGTGGATATCAACATAGGACCGAAGGCGAAGCTTTCCCGTCGCGGTTTATTTCCTATGATCGCGTGGAGAATCGACGGTAAGACGACTTACATGCTCGAAGGTTTTGTCGCGACCGCGGGAACCCTGATCGACTGGCTCGGAAAAGGGATCGGACTTTCCGACACTCCAAAAGTGTTAAACGAACTCGCGTCCCAATCCGAAGACACCGAAGGCGTCGTCTTTATTCCGACTCCGACCGGCGCCCGCTTTCCGTATTTCAATCCGCGCGCCAAAGCGTCCGTGATCGGACTTTCCCTTGCGACTCACAGAAGACATGTTGCAAGAGCCGTCCTCGAAGGAATCTCCTTGAGTCTTTATGAAATCTTAGAAGGAATTCAACAAGATACGAAAGTAAAGATCAAGGAGATCAAAGTGGACGGAGGAGTTTCTCAGTCCGATATTCTTCTGCAATGTCTTGCGGATTTTTCGGGTGTTCGCGTCGATCGCGCGCCCGAACCGGATATGACCGCAACGGGCGCCGCTTATCTCGCGGGTCTTTCGATCGGTTTTTGGAAGAATCTCGAAGAACTCAAGACTCTTCAGAAAGGATACAAGTCTTTCGATCCGAAAATGGATCCGACCAAGAGAACGCAAAAGATTCAGAGATGGAAGAAGGCGGTCGCAGCTACTCTTTCGATCGAATAA
- a CDS encoding tetratricopeptide repeat protein produces the protein MDKEIRKNRLFLEGMEEKELYFPEDREPVRIRRSYNKLLIFWISMGALVLGGLGFAVYYQFFRAKSPESEFAGAFNKDLVQNKSDINRLLERPYLPDGNANPQLTKCINLYKERFTRQAFDYCNEFLDSTGTQEEKSIALTVLGVIHDESGRYPQAIERLQKAVQYDPKNFYAYYNLTLAYKHAGRFADARMAALKAKEIAPNDPRVSLLAGNLFNELNDPDAAIDAYKEGLSAAPDDMYLTYNLAVSYFKKGEIPQAEEEFKKVVLKSPSGRLAALSHSYLGNIAYNKQDYRAAEYHFRQASNLSPNEAKYLYNLAVVLQKNGNKEEALKYLELARDAGANDPEIYRLIAEGFSNLNQGEMSISALQKSLKYNPTDIDSLFQLAEAYYNKGDLLSAEETYRRIVSSTPGDSFTETALINLGVVLDQMERYSEAITALNRVIELNPKNAKAYHTLGLVYKHSGNGTLAIENWRKSTAIEPENVQSREALGDYLLENKFFREAVEEYTGVVKHKNDAYKVYLKMAEAYMGMQDDSNAEKILLKVLNTSRDGADLKNAHKKLALLYNKSKDPDLKNRAKDEAFRSAHMDPNDMEGRLVLAKILIDSNSILDREKAIDELTAIVRSDVRPKTAATAYNYLGICYYKNGEFKRAVRAFQSSIDLDPSLSEAYENKRAASAALEESTRREGFF, from the coding sequence ATGGATAAAGAAATCCGAAAAAACAGGTTGTTCTTAGAGGGAATGGAGGAGAAGGAACTTTATTTCCCGGAAGACAGAGAACCTGTTCGGATCCGCAGATCGTATAATAAACTTCTAATATTCTGGATTTCGATGGGAGCCCTCGTGCTGGGGGGACTCGGTTTTGCCGTTTACTATCAATTCTTCCGCGCTAAATCCCCCGAATCCGAATTTGCCGGCGCGTTCAATAAGGATCTCGTTCAGAATAAATCCGATATCAATCGCCTTTTGGAAAGACCGTATCTCCCGGACGGAAACGCGAACCCGCAGCTGACCAAGTGCATCAATCTTTATAAGGAACGTTTTACCAGACAGGCGTTCGACTATTGCAACGAGTTCCTCGATTCCACCGGAACGCAGGAAGAGAAGTCGATTGCATTGACGGTGTTAGGCGTCATTCACGACGAAAGCGGGCGTTATCCGCAGGCGATCGAGCGGCTGCAAAAAGCGGTTCAATACGATCCAAAGAATTTTTACGCATATTACAACCTGACCCTCGCTTATAAACACGCCGGAAGATTCGCCGACGCGAGAATGGCCGCGCTCAAAGCGAAGGAAATCGCTCCGAACGATCCGAGGGTTTCTCTTCTTGCGGGGAACTTGTTCAACGAGTTGAACGATCCCGATGCCGCGATCGACGCGTATAAGGAAGGTTTGTCCGCCGCACCCGACGACATGTATCTGACTTACAATCTCGCGGTCAGTTATTTTAAAAAAGGGGAGATTCCGCAAGCCGAGGAAGAATTTAAGAAAGTCGTATTAAAATCTCCTTCGGGAAGACTCGCTGCCTTATCGCATTCTTATCTGGGAAACATCGCGTATAACAAACAGGATTATCGCGCCGCGGAATATCATTTTCGTCAGGCGAGCAATCTTTCTCCGAACGAAGCGAAGTATCTCTACAACCTTGCGGTGGTTCTGCAAAAGAACGGAAACAAGGAAGAAGCGTTGAAATATCTCGAACTTGCGAGGGACGCGGGAGCGAACGATCCGGAAATTTATCGACTGATCGCGGAAGGATTCTCCAATTTGAATCAGGGAGAAATGTCCATCTCCGCGCTTCAGAAAAGTTTAAAATACAATCCGACCGACATCGATTCCCTCTTTCAACTCGCGGAAGCGTATTACAACAAAGGCGATCTTCTTTCCGCCGAAGAAACCTACAGAAGAATCGTATCTTCCACTCCGGGTGATAGTTTTACCGAAACGGCGCTCATCAACTTGGGAGTCGTGTTGGATCAGATGGAACGGTATTCCGAAGCGATCACCGCGCTGAACCGAGTCATCGAACTCAATCCGAAAAACGCAAAGGCGTATCATACATTAGGACTTGTTTATAAACATTCGGGCAACGGAACTCTTGCGATCGAAAACTGGAGAAAGTCCACGGCGATCGAACCGGAAAACGTTCAGAGCCGCGAAGCCCTAGGCGATTATCTTCTCGAGAATAAATTCTTCCGCGAGGCGGTGGAGGAATATACGGGAGTCGTGAAACACAAGAACGACGCCTACAAAGTTTATCTCAAGATGGCCGAAGCCTATATGGGAATGCAGGACGATTCGAACGCGGAAAAGATTCTTTTGAAAGTGCTGAACACTTCGAGGGACGGAGCGGATCTGAAGAACGCCCACAAAAAGCTCGCGTTGTTATACAACAAATCCAAGGATCCGGATTTAAAAAACCGCGCCAAGGACGAAGCATTCCGCTCGGCGCACATGGACCCGAACGATATGGAAGGGCGTTTGGTACTTGCAAAAATTCTAATAGACTCCAATTCGATTCTGGATCGCGAAAAGGCGATCGACGAATTGACGGCGATCGTGCGTTCGGACGTAAGACCGAAAACCGCCGCGACGGCTTACAACTATCTCGGAATCTGTTATTATAAAAACGGGGAATTCAAACGTGCGGTTCGCGCGTTTCAAAGCTCGATCGACTTGGATCCATCGTTGTCCGAGGCTTACGAAAACAAACGAGCCGCTTCCGCCGCTCTGGAAGAATCCACGCGCAGAGAGGGATTCTTCTGA
- a CDS encoding PaaI family thioesterase, with translation MSEAIAQNIEEHYRKLENMYHGAPVNEYFKPKLTIAKGSSELRIQIREDFFHAAGATHGVVYFKAADDAAFFAANSLVKGNFVLTSTFNLTLLRPIQSGVLLAKGLVVQNATHQIIAEASLWDERGREVGRGIGNFAKSAIPLTQEIGYKL, from the coding sequence ATGTCCGAGGCCATTGCACAAAATATAGAGGAACATTATCGTAAGCTCGAGAATATGTATCACGGGGCTCCCGTGAATGAATATTTTAAACCGAAGCTCACGATCGCAAAAGGTTCCTCCGAACTACGAATTCAAATTCGAGAAGATTTTTTTCACGCGGCGGGTGCGACCCACGGAGTCGTTTATTTCAAAGCTGCGGATGATGCGGCCTTCTTTGCGGCCAATTCGCTTGTAAAAGGGAATTTCGTTCTTACTTCCACGTTCAATTTGACGTTGCTTCGGCCGATTCAATCCGGCGTTCTTCTCGCAAAAGGGTTGGTCGTTCAAAACGCGACGCATCAGATCATCGCGGAGGCTTCTCTTTGGGATGAGAGAGGAAGAGAAGTAGGACGAGGAATCGGGAATTTCGCAAAGAGTGCAATTCCTTTGACTCAGGAAATCGGTTATAAACTGTAG
- a CDS encoding AraC family transcriptional regulator, translating into MIGLNLGAFAIMGGLIQSVLLAFFFFRSDRFGGRALLLGWAFLLLSVLFSLGLAFQTGFVLEFPHLSRVGHPLSALAAPLFALALQKYFGYPKERRIWVLFFFSVPALILLYSIPHYAMGWDEKLKYVLEDRVSPHLECVVIGAVTLCFNLAVFLRVYYRLGALGEEFSGPSFQELHVFRRFVSICILLLAVSVCLFFTFPGLRSETVSTAALSIWVIVFAWFRVYSENAAERSEDKEGAKYKKAYLSEESVTNHGKRIFQILNEQKPFLDSDFDLGTLAASLGISVHATSQVIGRYFGKGFLELCREFKVAEAEKLLHTTDLPVLRVGLDAGFNSKTAFLRAFKEEKGMTPSEFREKQKSV; encoded by the coding sequence TTGATCGGTTTAAATTTAGGAGCCTTTGCAATCATGGGCGGATTGATTCAGTCCGTATTGCTTGCGTTCTTTTTCTTCCGCTCCGATCGGTTCGGAGGAAGGGCTTTGCTTTTGGGTTGGGCGTTCCTGCTATTGTCCGTTTTGTTCTCTTTGGGACTTGCGTTTCAAACCGGATTCGTATTGGAGTTCCCGCATTTGTCCCGCGTAGGACATCCGCTGAGCGCGCTCGCGGCTCCTTTGTTCGCCTTGGCTCTTCAGAAATATTTCGGATATCCGAAGGAAAGAAGAATCTGGGTTCTATTCTTCTTCTCGGTTCCTGCTTTGATTCTTCTTTATTCGATCCCGCATTACGCGATGGGCTGGGACGAAAAACTGAAATACGTTCTGGAAGATCGGGTGTCTCCTCATTTGGAATGCGTAGTCATCGGAGCCGTAACCTTGTGTTTCAATTTAGCCGTTTTTTTAAGGGTCTACTATCGCCTGGGAGCGTTAGGCGAAGAATTCTCCGGTCCTTCGTTTCAGGAACTGCACGTTTTTAGAAGATTTGTCTCGATTTGTATTCTCCTTTTGGCGGTCTCGGTTTGTTTGTTTTTCACTTTTCCGGGACTTCGATCCGAAACGGTCAGCACTGCGGCCTTGTCGATCTGGGTGATCGTCTTCGCTTGGTTTCGGGTTTATTCCGAAAACGCGGCGGAACGTTCGGAGGATAAGGAAGGCGCGAAATACAAAAAGGCGTATCTCAGCGAAGAATCGGTAACGAATCATGGAAAAAGAATATTCCAAATATTGAATGAACAAAAACCGTTTTTGGATTCGGATTTCGATCTGGGGACTCTCGCTGCGTCGCTTGGAATTTCCGTTCATGCGACTTCTCAGGTGATCGGAAGATATTTCGGAAAAGGATTTTTGGAACTCTGCCGCGAGTTCAAGGTTGCGGAGGCGGAAAAACTTCTCCACACAACGGATTTGCCGGTTTTGCGCGTCGGCCTCGACGCGGGGTTCAACTCTAAAACTGCCTTTCTCCGCGCGTTTAAGGAAGAGAAGGGAATGACCCCGAGCGAGTTCCGGGAAAAACAAAAGAGCGTCTGA